The region tgaagacaaggcctggaagACTATATATGAAGACTCAAGACCTAGTCTCGTTGAGAgaacaaaatataatattaggGTTTTCATCGAGTTCATACTGGTTTTTGTACTCTTAGCAACTTTATTCTATTGTTGTGAGCTAAGGGTGAGTGTTTACtgtgtgatcttgagatctgtctttgtaactcatatttgagttcaatcactgtggcagtgattgtgagagagtgagagggagttctcatacttaggggagACCTAATTAATATTCCACGGGTAGAGATAGGTAGGAAAGGTAGTTGAGCTGGGGCAGTTCCTGTGAAACCTTTtatgtacaatttctctataatagtggattatctctcttgggtgaaaaccctccagacgtaggtgatattgcaccgaactggatTAACAATCTTATGTGTCTATTTACTGTTTTTCAGTTGTTTATCATGTTGTATCGTTTGCTGAGTTAGTCATATTGttatacaagatgtcttagacatctggtaaGACATCTAGTAAAACATCAATGTTactgtaacatcctgacttgacgactggcctcacggtaacaacacgagtcttttcagcgcgctttgtcctcactcgcgcgcttcccgggaaaacttcccaggaggtcacccatcataatattgctccaaggctagcacacttaaccatggagttcttatgagttgggctcccgaaaagaagttgcaacttgttgtcatgagtagtaccaatcaaatcatatatgtcatcctcaactgtatagtccatccctacacagtctcggaatacctcttgttcgggtgtggtgcgtccctccacatagaaggtgatcaatcctcgccctcgtcagctcaaggcgtcacaggccccccaacttccgcttggttcgtccccgaaccacaccgtactgggagaggtcggctctgataccaattgtaacatcctgacttgacgactggcctcacggtaacaacacgagtcttttcagcgcgttttgtcctcactcgcgcgcttcccgggaaaacttcccaggaggtcacccatcataatattgctccaaggctagcacacttaaccatggagttcttatgagttgggctcccgaaaagaagttgcaacttgttgttatgagtagtaccaatcaaatcatatatgtcatcctcaactgtatagtccatccctacacagtctcggaatacctcttgttcgggtgtggtgcgtccctccacatagaaggcgatcaatcctcgccctcgtcagctcaaggcgtcacaggctattgtaagacctggatttgcagaacaagttaatttccgacttacgcgtagaatcagtgtaagcgtgacatgagtttgctgtttgagaaagattaatgaagaagaaagttcaggaagtgcttgaggaatgttgcgtagtcgctttaggaattagtgcgagtcgtctgcacacctgccttatggcgagcgtgtccagaataggctaatttcgcttttagagcaatgtttaggtgagatttcaaatccttgggaaatttaaagattctctttatttttccttcgaccagcgtttcatttcggaaccctggactataCGCACGATAGTGTTCACcgttcggaagtccgacgacgctaatttctttgcttcgaaaccctagattcaagcgctggatgaagactttttctattcgggacttctaacgaagtttccgtccgtgttgccagatttttttcgacatttccaatctttcttcagaaggaagttttgtcgtctgaccatcacagcaaaaagtagtttttcgggacagattaacttacacctcttttgggattttagatatcgttttccCCAAaagttagagatttgttttgagttctggaaatctatcgccagaatctctcttaaaattcattggtgaacgtgctgcaaaaatcggaatcgcgaaattttcattttcccgcgatttcacccgcctataaatagctcaaaaattcaaaaatatctccattttcatcactcaaggccgcgagtttcaaggggagaggaggagaagaatttttcgccaaaactcgaccgatcttcgtgcagttcgttcctacttcaaggtaccgaggtaactagcttgattcttacctctgatcactgtttctactgcgtttctttagtcgtttctgtgctcaaagttttgagctttttgtaaaactgtctgtttttcctgatttctctgttggggtttgttctctacgtgcccaagagcctaaaacctccgtcagtattcgccgattgtgatcgagttgtcaaggatctgaaaaactgatccaaaaccctttttgtcgcacatttcgaaactttactgtcgaaaattCGTAATCtaacttcgtgcctttaggatttgttgtcacggatgtcgttaggatcattgctgtcaaatttgttttccgaactgacaactttgaggttttgagcttttattttggaccaaaacacccctgaacagccgtattttgaaccgatcgtccgaaaattgttccgacagtttctttgccttagttttaccctaaaactaccttgtaaacagatttgatcgaagaaaaagagccggagccctttttcctttatggccgagagctatatcaaaggggtggagtttttcgttttcgaaaacttgtcttttcgtactcgattgttatattctgaagctttaatgctttttctatcatttatgagttgtatggcgatcgagctaatcgattttgtttggattctgctttgtttttctccgaggttcagttgaaggaacctTGGGTTTTGTAGAGCAATCGTGTGAAGGGAACtttaaccacgagactggagcagctcgaggttagggcaacttactaattagctatgactgcatgataggcgtcgatgaattcgacttatgctttactttgatgttgattatgttgatgaactgatgttatgatgttttacataacttgtgatgttgagatgttgatgaattgtgcgttttgacgcgacttcggagtggggagtCTTTGAACTGGTGTTATTtggtatttcgggttggatgaacaaccctaggcaagttcgaACGtgggggtttgagacttagccattcgttggtattcgttggaatacttagactttccccgggatgtttcttttggtgggtttttggaaaacttagaatgaatagaatttcgaaaactaaagacctaagagaacttagttttcaaagaattaacctcataacttgactaattcaacttAAAACGTTTTCATTATTGAATGAACCATAGGGAATCCCAAGGGggaaataattgcgaaagacggggaaaagtcgactcttgttgtgggttttggaattggggaaagccactgaggtgagctatggtgatgattgaaagtcaccgagtactttagtactcttgtgattcgagttgtgttgtattgaccgacactaactcttgggttttgttgttcgagttgtgttgtattgaccgacactaactcttgggttttggttgttggagttgtgttgtattgaccgacactaactccgagttgtgttgtattgaccgacaatAACTCTTtggttttgagattgggtttgagctaaacacttgtgttgtgaggtcgattcgatgtttggctaaccatattgcatcatgcatcatttggtgaataacgggaatggttcaccattgcattatttggtgaataacgggaatggttcaccgatGCATATTCGATGAgaaacgggaatgcttcatcgatggtgaataacgggaatggttcaccagtGCATCATTCGACAAGGAACGAGAATGCTTTGTcgaggatgaataacgggaatggttcatccatagtgaagaacgggaatgcttcacttgtggcgaacgggaacgcgtcacatatatccggatcatatttattgcatttcacgcatacattcactctgactggaattgtgtgctgtttgatttattgaagcattgttagagccaataacatgctaggattgcttatatatatatatatatcaacatatatatctataccccatatcacatgtgagtgtatatctacttatttccgtgagttgaccctagcgccttggctttggttgcatgtttgtgtttgggcggtcggcctgctgccaaatgtcgatggccgactggttttcgatggtctctccctcgggggggatcaggtatgagctggtggatcgtgatgcccccaccgcttgggtgattgatgttgctggtcaccgagcgacgtaccggggaagggtcatggaggaccagacggatgagcgaggacgcttgacgagaggagtgctacgacggatggagctgagctttgacttgccaccctcagttcattgtggaccaggtactggtcgaggaccacctgcaccacctccgacttcaccttctgatgatgaggacccagCGGAGATTGAGCCTGTTGCtgctgcacctgttgcgccacctcctgctactgccattgatcctaccgacgtggcgtcgtcctctaggcttgtgcggccaaagagggagtctgtcgtcccatctgcctcacgtctcttttctttctcttcaccgcacggctaccgtgtggaccccttggttagggtggtggaggaggatgttcttacaggagaggtggatgttgagactggctcgactaggacggtgcgcaggacagttaggagggaggtcgtggacttggacaccgagatgattacggtggattctgactctgactccgagagcagtggggagagctactcgccgagcagcgacgaggaggaggaggagctatgagctgagctgggagggtaggttaggctagcgttattttttgtgtagagctctgatcgtcttacttttggggacagggtaggtcccgatgtgtggctttttgtgtggttcttttgaggaggatcacagagagtctgtcggagtttaggggtcttttgttcaggccgtttttgggtgccgactttctcttggatgactgtatatttgatacttttGCTTACAgtgctggtttgtatatatttgcctgcgggcacactactttggagtcactgcgagtgcgcgtgacgggagagtgcagttgaggctgtacatgggtatatatttgtatattggttagttagtgttgggttatgtctttattttctatcgctttatttaaaaggaatcaaacggaaaaaaaaaaattacctgttttccgcgtaaagtttatttttggttactaaagtgacacccggaaatcggggtgttacagttacatttgccagaatttcaattggcatcagatcAGGCACCCCCTGTTCTACTTTTGGGTGAGATCTAGggagataattctggtattatGGACAACAACAAAGAAGGAGGATCTGTTCATAGGCCACCAATcttggatggtactaactatgactattgGAAAGTTCGTATGATAGAATTCTTGAGATCCATTGACAGCAAGACATGAAAATCCATTGTCAAATGGTGGAAACATCTTGTGAAAGGTGACAAAGAGGGAACTTCAACCAGTGATTTGAGGCCTGAGGAAGAATGGACCaaggaggaagatgatgaagctTTAGCAAACTTAAAAGCACTGAATGCCATCTTCAATGGAGTGGACAAGAATATGTTCAGGTTGATCAATACCTGCACTGCGGCTAAGGATGCCTGGGAAATCCTCAGAGTTGCTCATGAGGGTACCACAAGAGTAAGAGTGCCAAGACTTCAACTTCTTACCACTCAGTTTGAGAAtctgaagatgaaggaggatgaAACTGTGTCAGAATTTCACATGAGGGTGCGAGATATGGCTAATGCATCATTTTCCCTTGGAGAACAAATGTCTGAGGAAAAGCTTGGCAGAAAAATTCTCAGATCTTTACCTAAGAAATTCGATGTGAAGGCGATAGCAATCGAGGAAGCTCAGGATATTGAAGCATAATTGTAGATGAATTGATTGGTTCATTACAGACCTTCGAGATGTCTGTGAATGAAAGGTCAGACAAGAAGAGCAAAAGTATAGCTTTTGTGTCAAatactgaagatgatgatgcaaGTGAGAAAGAGTCTGATGAAAATTTGTCTGAAGCAATAGCTATGCTTGGGAGAAAATTCAACAAAGTGATGAGGAGGTTTGAAAGAAGACCTCGACCAAATGTGCCAGACTAGCGGTCTGACATTGGAAAACACTCTGGTTTTGCTCGCATAAACAAGGAAGAAGACAAGTACaacaaaagaaaaggtgtctagtGTCATGAATGCGAAGGATATGGGCATATAAAGGCAGAATGTGCAACTTATCTAAAGAAACTGGGAAAAAGAATGGTGGCTACTTGGTCTGATGATGAtacagaagaggaagatgaacctcAAGTCATGGGGCTTACTGTGAAGTACAACTCTGGATCTGAATCAAGTGATGGTGAAATATCTGAGGAGGAACTTTTTGAAACCTACAAACTTCTATTCAACAACTGGAAGGATGCTTGTGAAAAGGGAATGAAGCTAGGAGTTGTCAAGAATCTGGAAGTTGAGAAGTAAAATTTGTTAATTTTGAATGGCAGCCTTCAAGAAGAAGTCACAGTGCTAAAATCAAAAATTGAAGGTATGATAAAATCTGTTCGTATGTTGAATAAAGGAACTGATGTGTTTGACTTGATTTTAGAAACAGGAAAAGTTGCAAAGGATAGGACAGATTTAGGCTATACTGAAGACCCCACAACTGAAGAAAATAGAAAGATCAGTAACCTGTTCATTCCTGCAGAGAAGAAGACTGAGTTCAAGATGTCAAGCCGAATGTCTCAACATGTTGCTCAACAAGGATACCGGCAGATTCCTTATTCTTATCCTCCAACCCAGATAATGAGAAGCACAACCTAGAAATGTCATCACTGTGGTAAGCATGGACATATAAGACCCTATTGTTACAGGCTGTGCGGAACACCTCAACACTGGAGAACTACTCAGATGCCCACCTCTGCTAATCCAAAGAGAAGAGAGTGGAAACCTAAGAACATTGTAACTGCTGTTGTTGCCTACACCTCTCTAAGAGCATCTTCTAAGGAGGATTAGTACTTTGATAGTGGATGTTCCAGGCACATGACTGGTGTGAAGATGTACCTAGATAATATCAAACTTCACTCAACCAGCTTTGTCACCTTTGGTGATGGCGCTAAAGGAAGGATCGAGGGATCCGGAAAGATTGTTAGTGGTGGCTCTCCAAATCTGAGTAATGTTTTGTTGGTAGAAGGCTTAACTGCTAACTTgattagcataagtcaattatgtgacTTGGATCTGAATGTCTCATTTAACAAAGCTGGTTGCACTGTTACTAATGAAAATGAGGAAGTTGTCATGACTGGAGTGAGATCCAAAGACAACTGTTACATGTGGTCTCCACAGAACAAGGCTATGTCTTCAATGTGTCTAGTATCAAAGGAAGATGAAGCAAAGTTGTGGCATAAAAAATTAGGGCACTTAAATCCCACAAGCATGAAGAAGGTCATATCTAAAGAAGACATCAGAGGTATTCCCAGATTGAAGATAAAAGAAGACAAAGTGTGTGGAGAATGCCAAATTGAAAAGCAGACCAAAACTTCTCATAAGAAACCAACTCATATTGGTACAACAAGATCCTTGCAACTGCTACACATGGACTTGATGGGACCAATGCAAAAAGAAAGCTTTGgtggaaaaaggtatgtgtttgtatgtgttgatgatttttcaagaTTCACTTGGGTGAGCTTTCTTGTAGAAAAGTCAGAAATTGAAGTATTCAGAGAACTAAGTCAGCAACTCCAGAGAGAAAAGGGGTATGGGATTGTgaaaatcagaagtgatcatggaaaggaatttgaGAATGGAAAATTTTCAGAATATTGTGGAAATGAAGGAATCAAGCATGAGTTCTCTGCTCCTATtactccacaacaaaatggtgtggttgaaagaaagaacagaacacTGCAAGAGTCTGCTAGAGTAATGCTTCATGCTAAGAAAGTTCCTAATCACTTCTGGGTTGAGGCTATAAACATTGCTTGCTATATTCACAACAGGGTAACTATACGTTCAGGAACTGATTCTACTCTATATGAGCTGTGGAAAGGGAAGAAACCTATTGTTAAGTACTTTCATGTCTTTGAAAGTAGATGCTACATCTTAACTGATAGAGAACAAAGGAAGAAGCTTGATCCCAAGAGTGATGAAGGATTATTTCTGGGTTACTCAATAAATAGCAAGGCTTACAGGGTGTTCAATTCTCGCACAAAAACTATGATGGAATCCATAAATGTGGTTGTGGATGACAGGGTAAGTAGCCTGAATGAAATCAATACAGATGGAGATGACAATGTGCCTCAGATAGTTGATGAGAGACCAAATGACTGTGACATCCGGTCTGACACAGaacctgaagaagaaaaagaacatgAGTCATCTAAGGAGATTGTTCCCTCAATCAGAATTCAGAAGATGCATCCCAAAGAAAATATAATTGGGAATCGAAATGAAGGAGTTGTTACTAGATCTAGAGACATCATTGCAAATGCTTGTTTTATCTCTAAAATTGAGCcaaagaacatcaaggagaCCTTAACTGATGAGTACTGGATCAATGCCATGCAAGAAGAATTGAGTCAATTTAAGAGGAATGAAGTATGGGATCTTGTTCCCAGACCAGAGGGTGTGAATGTGATTGGTACCAAGtggattttcagaaacaagtcAGATGAAAATGGTACTGTGACAAGAAACAAGGCCAGATTAGTTGCTCAAGGGtatactcagattgaaggaattgattttgataagACCTTTGCTCCCGTTGCTCGATTGGAATCAATCAGATTGTTGTTAGGACTAGCATGCATTCTGAAATTCAAGCTGTTCcaaatggatgtgaagagtgctttctTGAATGGATACCTGAATGAGGAGGTATATGTAGAACAACCAAAGGGTTTTGTAGATCCAACCTTTCCAGAACATGTTTACAAGTTGAGAAAGGCGTTATATGGATTAAAGCAAGcaccaagggcttggtatgaaaggttaacagAGTTTCTGATAAGTAAAGGGTACATcaagggaggaatagacaagacTCTATTTGTGAAAAGTGATGGTGGAAAAGCCATGATAGCTCAGATATATGtagatgacattgtctttggaggcaTGTCAGACCACATGGTAGAACATTTTGTTAGACacatgaaatctgagtttgaaatgagtctGGTTGGTGAATTAAATTATTTCCTGGGGTTGCAAGTAAAACAGATGCAAGACTCCATGTTCATCTCACAGAGCAAGTATGCCAAAGAACTAGTTAAGAAGTTTGGTCTTGAAGGCTCAACTCATAAGAGAACTCCTGCAGCTACTCATATCAAGCTAACTAAAGATGAAAGTGGAActgatgttgatcaaagcttatacAGAAGTATGATTGGTAGTCTTCTTTACCTCACggctagcagaccagatattTCTTTCTATGTTGGTGTTTGTGCCAGATATCAAGCAACACCTAAAGAGAGTCATCTGGTTCAAGTCAAGAGAATAATAAAGTACATTAATGGAATTGCTGACTATGGAATTTTTTATGCTCACAACTCTAATTCCAATTTGATAGgctactgtgatgctgattgggcatgAAATGCAAATAACAGAAAAAATACTTCAGGAGGATGCTTCTTTCTTGGTAATAATTTTTCAGCAAAAAGCATAATTGTGTCTCACTATCTACTGCTGAGGCTGAgtatatagctgctggaagtgGGTGTACTCAACTATTATGGATGAAGCAGATGCTGAAGGAATATAATGTCaagcaagatgtcatgacattgtactgtgacaacCTGAGTGCCATCAACATTTCAAAAAATCCAATCCAACATAGCAGGACAAAACATATTGACATTCGTCACCACTTTATCAGAGATTTAGTTGAAGAAAAGGTTATCACTCTTGAGCATGTAGAAACAAATCTGCAGTTagcagatattttcacaaaagcaTTGGATGCGGCTAAGTTTGAGGAGTTAAGAGGCAAATTGGGGATTTGTGTAATAACTGATTTATAGCAGTTATTGACATATGTCAAGGGCAACGACTATAATTTCTTCTATTTAACCGCCCTTGATGCAGTTGAGGAAGACACATAACTGATTTGTCTTGGTTTCACAAACTtgaattattctctctctttgtgCTCTTTGCTCTCTAACGGTTATTATTGTAATTGTGTCAAGTTGCTCTCAATCATGactcaagattcaggaaagAAGATCGTTGCCGGTCCCAAACCTATCAAGAACTCTCATGGAGTCAAATTTCTTGGTTTGAAGACTTCATCTTCTACTTCATCTAGGGTTACTCGTTCCTCTGCAAAAATTGTCTCTCCAGAATCGTCTGGACCTGCCAAGAGGACAAGGAGTATGCGGATCAATCATGTTGTCAAGCGTGGCACAGGGAAAGCATCAAGTGTTCATGACATCTCAGAGGATTCCATTCCTGATCCTCAGGTTGATGATAATCAAGAAAGTGATGCCCCCGATGCTGATGCAGATCAAGTTATCCACGATGTCTTGGAGACTCTTGCAGATGTTGCCACTGCAGAGGATGTCATGCCAAATGTTGAATCACAGGATGATCGTGATTTTGAACCAAACTCTGCAGAAAATCCTTGTGAGCCTGATGCTGAGAAGGAAGATGATACTGATGTTGCTAGTCATGAATCTTCAAGTGAGAAGACTCTCTCTGTTGAAATTCCCCATGAGAAGACTCCTGAACCTGTGTCTAGGAAGGGTCAGAAAAAAGTGTCTACTGCCTCTGAAGAAGAAAACTCGGATGATCAAGAAGTACACAAGAAAGTCATTGCCTCTGCCTGTAAGGAGGCCACAGTCTCTACAAGTAAGAATGTTACAGGtctgaaagaaaagaagaagaaggtttcTGGTACGCAGACTCCCAAAACTCCAAAAACATCTCAGGTCTCAGTtcctgagaagaagaaaaagaaggaaaagaaagatgagAAGGTTGCCGCATCTACTGGAAGGAAGAGGAAACATGTTGCTGAAACTGACTCTGAACCAGATGTCGAGCCCGATGTCCCTGACATCTCCACCTCTGCCAAGAAAAGAATTAAGGGGAAGAGAATTCCTTTGAATGTTCCAGAGGCACCCATTGACAATGTATCTTTCCACTTTGCTAGTTCTGCACAAAGTTGGAAGTTTGTTGTTCGGAGAAGGTTAGCCATAGAAAGGGAACTCCATGAAGATGCTTTGGAACTTAAAGAGATCATGGATATGTTGGCTGATGCAGGTTTGATGAAGACTGTCAAGAACATTGGCAGATGCTTCTCTCAATTAGTTAGGGAATTCATTGTGAATATCCCTACTGACTGTGATGATGAGAGTAACTCTGAGTTCAGGAAGGTCTATGTCAGAGGAAAGTGTGTAAATTTCTCTCCTGAAGTTGTTAATCATTTTTTGGGAAGAAGCCCGGTTgctggaactgatgaagaacctgAGTTGAATAGGGTTGCTAAGACCCTGATTGGCAAGATGGTCAAGAAGTGGCCAAAGAAAGGATTGCTTCCCTCTGGGAAGTTAACTACCAAGTATGCTGTCCTTTTCAAGATTGGCTGTGCAAATTGGATGGCCACCAATCACTTATCTGGTGTAACTCCTCCCCTTGCCCGAATGCTCTATCTGATTGGTACTGATGGTGAGTTTGATTTTGGCAAACTTGTTTTTTACCAGACTCTGAAGCATGCAGGTTCTTATGCTGTGAGACTGCCAATTCTGTTTCCATGCCTCTTGTCTGAACTAATTGTCAAACAACATCCTCATGTTGTGAGGGCTGATGAACCACAAGGTAAGAGACCTTTGCCTCCCAAGTTTGATTATCGCTTGTTTGCTGTGACACATGTTCCAGACATTGTGTTATCTGCAGCAAAGGGTTCTGCTAGTACCAGTGGTACTCAGAGAGTTGGTTCAAGCAAAGATGATATTTTGGCTGAATTGAGGGCTGTCTCCAAGTCCTTGGATGACACTATTCAGGCTTGCAAGATTAGGAAGCTGAATGTGGACAAGCTCATCAAGGCCATGACATAGGTTCCTGCTGCTGTTGCTGAGGAAGGTATTATTGAAGAGGATACTGAGCATGTTGAGAATGACACTGCTGCagttgaggaagaggaagctcAGTATGAGACTGCTGGAGAAGATGATAGTGAGTCTGAAAAGGAAAATGAGgagtctgatgaagaagaacaagaggatGTCAGTGGCTCCACAAGTTCTGCCACTCGTAGCACATCTCTTTAATTTGTTCTCTTTTCCTGTTGGGGATGTATTTGATGAAGCCGTGTGTGGCCCTATAACTACTACATTT is a window of Lotus japonicus ecotype B-129 chromosome 5, LjGifu_v1.2 DNA encoding:
- the LOC130719272 gene encoding uncharacterized protein LOC130719272 translates to MTQDSGKKIVAGPKPIKNSHGVKFLGLKTSSSTSSRVTRSSAKIVSPESSGPAKRTRSMRINHVVKRGTGKASSVHDISEDSIPDPQVDDNQESDAPDADADQVIHDVLETLADVATAEDVMPNVESQDDRDFEPNSAENPCEPDAEKEDDTDVASHESSSEKTLSVEIPHEKTPEPVSRKGQKKVSTASEEENSDDQEVHKKVIASACKEATVSTSKNVTGLKEKKKKVSGTQTPKTPKTSQVSVPEKKKKKEKKDEKVAASTGRKRKHVAETDSEPDVEPDVPDISTSAKKRIKGKRIPLNVPEAPIDNVSFHFASSAQSWKFVVRRRLAIERELHEDALELKEIMDMLADAGLMKTVKNIGRCFSQLVREFIVNIPTDCDDESNSEFRKVYVRGKCVNFSPEVVNHFLGRSPVAGTDEEPELNRVAKTLIGKMVKKWPKKGLLPSGKLTTKYAVLFKIGCANWMATNHLSGVTPPLARMLYLIGTDGEFDFGKLVFYQTLKHAGSYAVRLPILFPCLLSELIVKQHPHVVRADEPQGKRPLPPKFDYRLFAVTHVPDIVLSAAKGSASTSGTQRVGSSKDDILAELRAVSKSLDDTIQACKIRKLNVDKLIKAMT